The Urbifossiella limnaea nucleotide sequence CCGCCGAGCGCGCCAAGCGCACGCTCAGCAAGGTCGAACAGACCACGCTCACCGTCAGCCACGCCGGCCACCGCGTGTCGATGCCGCTGTCGCGCGGCGAGTTCGAGTCGATCACGAAAGACCTGCTCGTCCGCACGCGGCTGACCACGCAACAGGTGCTGCGGCAGGCCGGGCTGACGTGGGACAAGATCGACCGCGTGCTCCTCGTTGGCGGCAGCACCCACATGCCGGCCGTGGGGCGGATGCTCGCCGAGGTGACCGGCAGGGAGCCCGACCGCTCGCTCGCCGTGAGCGAGGTGGTGGCGCGCGGGGCGGCGGCGCACGCGGGGATCGTGTACCAGCGCGAGCAGGGCATCCGCCGCGGCGACACGCCAGTCCACGAGTTGCTCGCGGACGTGATCGAGATCAGCGTGAACGCGCACAGCCTGGGGGTGGAGGTGAAGCAGCCGGACGGCACGCGGCGGAACGACATCCTGATCGCCAAGAACACGCAACTGCCGGCGGCGGTGACGCGCGAGTACTTCACGATCGGCGAGGGGCAGTCGCGGGTACGGGTGCGGATTCTGCAGGGCGAGTCGCCGCAGGCGGCGGCGTGCATTCCGGTCGGCGAGTGCTGGATCGACGGGCTGCCGGCCGAGCTGCCGAAGGGGTCGCCGGTGGAGGTGCGGTGCGGGGTGGCGGCGAACGGCCGGATCGAAGTGACGGCCCGCGACCGGACGAGCGGCCGGAGCGCCACGGCGACGATCCACCGCCCCGGCGGGCTGACCGAGGCGCAGCTGACGGCCGAGGCCGAATGGGTGCGCGGGCTCAAGATACAATGACGGCCCCGACAGGAGGCCGCCCGTGAGCACCCCCGACGAGAACGTGGCGAAGCTGCGGCACGCGTACCAGCAGTGGCACGACACGCGCGGGGGCAGCGTCCAGACGTGGCTCGACCTGATGGCCGACGACGTGCGGATGCGCTCGGGGCCGGAGGGGAAGGCGGGCATGGACTTCACCCGCCCGGGTGCGGGGAAGGCGGCCGCCCAGGCGTACTTCGCCGGCCTCGCCGCCGACTGGGAGATGCTCCACTTCAACGCCGACGAGTTCATCGCGCAGGGCGACCGCGTCGTCGTGCTCAGCCTCGTCGCCTTCCGCTTCAAGGCGACGGGCAAGGTGGCCGAGTCGGCCAAGGTGGACGTGTTCCGCTTCCGCGACGGCAAGGTCGCGGAGTTCTTCGAGTTCTTCGACACCGCCGCGGCCCTCGCCGCGACCCGGCCGGACTGAGCGCCCGGCTCGGGGCTTCGCCGCTTGCGGCTTAGGATCTGGTCCTCAACTACTTCCCGAATTCATGCGGTTTGGGGTAGGGCTCGGTAGTTCCATTTCGGGAGGTAGTCGTCGAAGGCGATCTTCATGCTCGTCCGGAACCCTTCGACGTACTTCCGACCGGTGGCGTACACCTTGTCCAGTAGGCTCACGGTCACCCGCAGGCCGGCGTCCGTCCTCGCCCGGGCGATGAATTGCCGGGCGACCTCCACGGTGTGGAAGATCACGCCCCGACACGCCCGCGTGATGTGCGGGAACACCTTGTGCTCGATCGGATTGTGCTTCGAGCAGTACGGCGGGTAATGGGCCACCCGGAGTTCGATCGCCAGTCGGTCCGCCAGGCGTTGCAGGTCCTCCTGGAACAGGTACTGGGTGGCACTGTTGCTGCCGCCGCCGTCGCACAGGATCAATAACCGCTTCGCGTCCGGGTAGGCGGCACGGCCGTGCTCGTGCCACCACAGCGCGATGCTGTCGCAGCACAGTTCGCCGGTGTCGTGCGACGTGTTGAGGTGGATGGACGCGTGGTTGCGGGCCACGTCGAAGATGCCGTGGGGGATCAGCTTGCCGGACCCGGCCCGGGGGAAGTCGTGGTCGAAGGTCTCCACCGTCTGGGACGTATACGTCTCCCCGCCGCGGTGGAAGTTCCCCAGCAGTTCCTTCTTCTTCGTGCCCACGCTGATCACCGGGTCGCCGGCCGCCTCGTACCCCCGCCGGAGGTCCGCGATGTTCTCGAACTGGGCGTTCCGGTCGGGGTGGTGGCCCATCGACTTCTTCTTGCGGGCCGTCCGGCGGCCGATCTGGAGGGCCCGCAACGCCCGCCGGATCGTCCGGCGACCGGCCGGGGTGCCCATCGCCGCCAACCGCCGCGACAGTTCCCGCAGCGACAGGTTGGTCCAGAGTACGCCGTCCCGCATCGGGTCCCCGGCGGTGAACTCCGGGAGCAGGTGCCGGAGGTTGTCGCCGAGGGACGGTCGGGCCGCCATCAGCGGGCGACGTCCGCCCCCTTTTTTCGGACCCGGCCGTCGGCCGGGTCGTCGGGTTGTTCCAGATCCTGCAGGCCTTGTCGGATGGTCTTCGGATCGCAGGCCAGCAGGCGGGCGATGTATTCGACGCCGCCGTGCCCGAGTTTCGCCGCTTCGACGGCGGCGTACCGGCGGCGGTCCTTCTCGGACAACCAGCCCGCCAGCCGCTTCATCATCGCCTCGACTTCCGCCGGATAGGCGTCCATGCCCGCCTCCCGAAATCGCGTTCGCCAGGCCCGAGATTCTACCCGCCATCAACGAAACCGGGAACTTGAAGTGGGCCAGATCCAGGCCATTCACGGTGACGCATCCCGGTCGTAAGCCGTCCGCTGGCAGGGACTTGGCCAAGCCAGGGAGAGGGCGCGCCCATGCTGTTCGGTGGGGTCTTCGAGCGGTTCCTAGAGGAGAGCCCGCTCAGCGTGATGTCCCGGGCGACCATCGAGCACGCCCTCTCGGCCTCGGCCCTCGACGCGCTGTTCGACCGGACCGCCGAGCGCGGGTACACCCGGGAGTTGCTGTTCTCCACGACGGTCGATCTGATGACCCTGGTGGTCGGCGGCAAGGCCCTCCACGTCCAGGCCGCCTACCGGCACCTGCGGGACCGCGTCCCGGTCACCCTCAAGTGCGTCTACGACAAGCTCCGGAACATCGAGACGGGCGTGTCCGCGGGGCTGGTCGCGCACGTGTCGGGCCGGTGCGAGGGGCTGATCACCGCGCTGGGCGGGGGGTGCAAGAGCCTGCTGCCGGGCTACCGGGTGCGGGTCCTCGACGGCAACCACCTGGCCGCCACCCAGCGGCGGCTGGGCGTCACCCGGGGGCACACCGCCGGCCCCTTGCCCGGGCAGAGTTTGGTCGTGCTCGACCCGGCCCTGATGCTGGTCACCGACATCGTCCCGTGCGAGGACGCCCACACCCAGGAGCGGGCGCTGATCGACCAGATTGTGCCGCTGGTGCGGGAGCGGGACGTGTGGGTCGCGGACCGCAACTTCTGCACGGCGGAGTTCCTGTGTGAGGTGGCCGCCCGGCGGGCCTACGTCGTCATCCGACGCCACGGGAACCTGAGCGTCGAGGCCGAAGCCGGGTACGGGGCCGAGGTCGCGACGGACCGGGGCTGGGTGGGCGAGCGGCGGGTCTGGGTCTGCTGGGGTGGGGCGCGGTTGGTGCGCCTGCGGCAGGTGCGGGTGCGGCTGCGGGCGCCGACCGCGGACGGGGACGCGGAGGTGGAGATCCTGACCAACCTGCCGGCGAAGGTGCCGGCCAAGAAGGTGGCCGAGATCTACCTCAAGCGGTGGAAGATCGAGGGGGCCTTCCACGAGTTGACAGTCGCCTTGAACTGTGAGGTGAACACCCTGGGGTACCCCAGGGCCGCGCTGTTCGGGTTCTGCGTGGCGGTGGCCGCGTACAACGTGCTGGCCGTACTGAAGGCGGCCCTGCGGGCGGTGCATGGTGAGAAGAAGGTGCAGGAGGAGGTGTCGGGGTATTACCTGGCGCTGGAGTGGGCGATGGTGTACGCGGGGATGATGATCGCCCTGCCCGCGTCGGAATGGGAGGCGTTCGGTCCGATGCCCAGCCCGGAGTTGGCCGGCCACCTCCGCGAGTGGGCGGGCAAGGTCGACCTTGGGAGGATCAAGAAAGCGCCGCCCCGGAAGCCGACGAGGACGGCGACCCGACGGATCAAGGACAAGAGCCCACATGTTTCCACGGCCCGGTTGCTCGACGAGGGGAAGAAGACCCGTCAGGCGAAAGTCAGCCGGAATCCGTGAGTCTCACACCGTGAATGGCCTGGTGGGCCAGATCCTAAGCCGCCGCTCGGCGTTCGTACCGGATGGCTTCTTCGACTTCTTCCGCCGATCGCCCATAGTCGGCCGCCAGCCCCGCGACGGAATCCCCCGCGGCGTGTCGCTGCGCGATGATCGCGGTCGGGACCCCGGTGCCGGCGATGCACGGCTGCCCCATGCGCACCCGCGGGTTGATCGCCACGAACCGCGGTGCGGTCGTCGTCCCGGGGTGGGTGAACGGGTACAAGCGGATCGGGTGGTGGTTCTCGTCCCACTCGACGCGCTGGAGGTGGGCCTCCAGGCATTCCCGGATGTGCAACTGTCCGGCCTCCGAGACGCTGACCAAACTCCCATACCGCTCGACGAACAGGCTGGTGCCGTCGGTCAGCATGTGGTGGTCGAGTAGTGGGCGGCGAGAGCCGAACTCCTTCTTCAGGTACGCGATGGCCCGGCGGACCGGCTGCGCCTTGACGCGGTGGACCCGGCGCAGCGACGCGATGATGTGAATCTCGACGAGATTCAGGAACGACAGCCGTCGGCCGTTCGGGTCGGCGGGCTCGATGAGGGCGACCGAGCGCGCCCGGCCGCCGCCCGTCGGGTACTCGCGGCCGAAGGCCCAGTCCCGGACGGTGCGGGCCGGCAGGTGGAGGTAGCCAGCCGCTTCCGAGACCCCATACACGCCCGCTGCGGCGGGGTCGGCCCCGTCGCGCAGGGGGTACCGGGTTGGGGTTCGCTGCGTCACCGGGTTGCTCGCGGGGTGGGCTGGGCGGATGAGCCCGAGCGACATTCACAATACATCGCCGGCGCGGCGCGGACAAGCGCCGCGGTCAAGCGCCGCGGTCAGCCCACCAGCTCGCGGATCGGCTCGCCGTGCTCCACCAGCGGCACCGGGCGGCGCTCGGTGTCCGGGAACCACACCTCCCGCGCGGTCACGCCCAGGTGGTGGAACACCGTCGCCGTCACGTCCTGCGGCGTCGTCGGGCGGTCGGCCACGTACTCGCCCTTCGACGTGCTCCGGCCCACCAGCCGACCCATCTTCAGGCCGCCGCCGGCGAACAGCACGCTGAACACGTTCCCCCAGTGGTCGCGGCCGCCCTCCGCGTTCATCCGCGGCGTCCGCCCGAACTCGCCCATCGCCACCACCAGCACCCGCTCGCTCAGGCCGCGCTCGTGGAGGTCCGTCACCAGCGCCGCCAGGGCCCGGTCGAACGGCGGGATGAACAGCTTGCCGCCCTCCGTCGTGCTGTGCCGGCCGGCCGTCGCGTGGTGGTCCCACGGCACGCAGTTCACCGTCACGAACGTCACCCCGGCTTCCACCAGCCGGCGGGCCAGCAGCGCGCTCTGGCCGTAGGTGTGGCGGCCGTAGGCGTCGCGGACCTTCACCGGTTCGGCGCCGATGTTGAACGCCGTCGCCGCGGCGGGGCTCGTCAGCAGCGAGAACGCCTGCTGGCGGAACGGGTCGCCGTCCGGGGTGCGGTCGGCGGTGCGGCGGGCGGCGTCGAGCGAGTCCACGAGGCCGCGGCGGTCGTCGAGGCGGGCGAACGGCAGGTCGCGGGGCAGCGTCAGGTTGCGGACGCGGAAGTCGGGCAGGTTCGGGTCCGACTCGGCGACGAACGGGTTACTGGCCCGGCCGAGGTACGCGGCGTAGTGGAAGAAGTTGTCGGTGCCGCCGCGCAGGTGCGGCACGGCGGCGTAGGCCGGCATCCCGGGGCGGTTGGCGCCGCGCAGCTTCGCCGCGGCGCTCCCCATGCTCGGCCGCTTCTGGCTCATGAAGTCCGGGGCGTTGAACGCCGGCCCCTCGAACCCGGTCAGCATCCAGTGGTTCGCCTTGGTGTGGTCGCCCGACCCGTGCGAGACGCTGCGCACGACCGACAGCTTGTCGGCGATCCGCGCGTGGTTCGGCAGCAGTTCGCCGAACAGGGTGCCGGGCACGGCCGTGCGCACGGCGCCGAACGGGCCGCGGAACTGGGCCACGGCGTCGGGCTTCGGGTCCCACGTCTCCATGTGGCCGGGGCCGCCGCTCATCCAGAACAGGATGACACTGGTGTCGGCGCGGCGGGCGGGGGCCTGCGCGGCGCGCGCTTGCAGGAGCCCGGCGAGGCCGAACCCGCCGAGGGCGCCGGCTTGCACGAAGTGCCGGCGGGTGACGCCGGAGCAGTCGGTGGCGCACCCACCCACGACGCGGAACATGACGCACCCTGTCGAGTGGACTCGGCCCCGGGCGGGGCGGCGGCGGCGGGACGGCGGACAGAGTTGAGTGTGCCAGCGGGCGCGGCCGGGGGCAAGCGCAAAACGGGTGGCGAGCCGGGGGCGTCGGCCCCCGGCTCGCCGTTACATTCCCTCTCGCCTTTGCGGCGGCCGCGGGTTACGATAGTTCCCAACACGCCCGCCCGGCCCCTTCCCGTCGCTCCCGCCGGCTCTTTCCGCGTGCTCCGCGGCCTCGCAACGGCCGCCCGATAGGGTACCGAATGTCCGAACCGCGGCCGATGGCTCAAGGAGTTCTTGAGCTCCACCCGAAGGGGTACGGGTTCCTCCGGAACCCGGCCCGCAACTACGTTCCCACCCCCAACGACGCCTACGTCTCCGGGCAACTCATTTCCAAGTTCCGCCTCGCCGAGGGCGTCGCGCTCGGCGGCCCGGTCGAGCCCGCCCGCAAGGGCGCCTCCGGCCCGCGCCTCGCCACCGTCGAGCAGATCGAGGGCGGCGACCCCGCCACGTACCGCCGCCGGGCGTGGGACGAACTCACCCCCGTCGATCCCACCAAGTGGATCCGCCTGGAGACCGGCCCGGAGCCGCTGACGACCCGCGTGATGGACCTGTTCACGCCGATCGGCATGGGCCAGCGCGGCCTCATCGTCGCCCCGCCGCGGACCGGCAAGACGGTACTCCTCTCCCACATCGCGCAGGCGGTCGTGGCCAACCACCCGGACATGCACCTGATCGTGCTGCTGGTGGACGAGCGGCCGGAGGAAGTGACCGAGATGCGCCGCAGCATCAAGGGCGAGGTGGTGGCGTCGAGCTCGGACAACGACACGGTCACGCACATCCGCCTGGCGCAGCTGGTGGTGGAGCGGGCGAAGCGGCTGGTGGAGCGCGGCCGCGACGTGTTCGTGCTGCTGGACAGCCTGACGCGGCTGGCGCGGGCGTACAACAAGCAGACCGGCAGCGGGCGGACGATGAGCGGCGGCGTGGACGCGAAGGCGCTGGACGTGCCGAAGCGGCTGTTCGGCAGCGCCCGCGCGTTCGACGAGGGCGGCACCCTGACCATCCTCGGCACGGCGCTGATCGAGACCGGCAGCCGGATGGACGACGTGATCTTCCAGGAGTTCAAGGGGACGGGCAACATGGAGCTGGTGCTGAACCGCCAGCTCGCCGAGCGGCGCATCTACCCGGCGATCGACCTGGGCGCCTCGGGCACGCGTAAGGAGGAGCGACTGCTGCCGGCGGAGATGCTGGAGCGGATCACGCTCTTGCGGCGGGGGCTGATGTCGCTGAAGCCGCAGGACGCGATGGAGGGGCTGGTGAAGCAGTTGACGAAGACGAAGACGAACGACGAGTTCTTGCACAACGTCGGCAAGTTCGTGAAGTGACCGGGCGCCGGGTCACGAAGACATTTTTAGACCGGATAACAGGATGAACGGGATACCGAACCAGGACCACGGCTCGGGGCTTGGCTCGGTATCCCGTTCATCCTGTTATCCGGTCTAAACTCCGGTTGCCGGGACTTTCCGGTGCTCCATCATTCCCACTGGATCGCGTCCGGGATGCGGGTGCGGACCGCGTGCCATGCCGGCAGCAGGCCCGCCAGCGTCGCCGTCAGCAGCGCACCGCCGGCGATCAGGAACGCCTCCCGCCACGGCACCACCACGTCCAGCACGAAGCCCGTCTCCTCCGTCAGCACCACCCGCACCACGTACCACTCCATCGGCAGGCCGATCAGCAGTCCCAGCGCCGTGCCGAACACGCCCATCAGCACCGCTTCCGCCAGCACCGTCCGCAACACCTGCGCCGGCGTCGCCCCGACCGCCAGCAGCAGCCCGAGCTCGCGCTTGCGCTGCAGCACCGAGATGAGCAGCGCCGTCACCACGCCGAGCGCCGCGACCAGGCCCACCACCACCTGCTGGATGTACGCCAGCAGGTAGACGCGGTTGATCAGCTCGCTCAGGAACTGCCGCAGCGCCTCGCGGTCGGTGGCGAACAGGCCGTACCGCGCGGCGTACTGCTCGACCGGCCTCGCGCTCGCGCCGGGCTTCAGGAAGACGTGGCAGATGTCGATCAGGTCGTCGCCGAACAGGCGGGCGTAGCTGGCCCGGTCCATGATGAGCGACCCGCGGCTCCACGAGTAGTCGCGGATCGTGCCCACCACCCGGATGTGCACCGGGCCGCGCGGGCCGGGCAGTTCGATCACGTCGCCGACCTTCACCCCGTGCCGCAGCGCAAAATTGTCCGACACCAGCGCGTCGTCGGTGCCCGGCAGCGCCAGCACCTTCTCCAGCTCGGGCAGCCCCTCGGGCACGCGGTCGCGGGTGCCGCGGGCGTACTCGGCGCAGTCCACGGCGATCAGGTACACGACCGTGCCGTTGTACTCGGGCCGGGCGTAGCGGATGGTCATGACGCGGTCCACGCCCGGCAGCGCCTTCAGGTCGCGGGCCACGCCCAGCGCCATCGGCGAGTTCGAGCTGCTGGCGCTCGTCATGTTGCCGCTGAACACGAAGTGCTCGGCCTGCACCACCGACGTGATCCACTCCACCACCGGCTCCTCGTTGCTCCGGCCGACGCCGGCCGTCTGCACCATCAGGGCGACGCCGGCGCCGAGCGCCCCGACCACGACGCCGGTGCGGCCCGGGGCGCGCGTCAGGTTGTCGAACGCCAGCCGCACCGACACGCCGCAGGTGGCGCGAACGATCGGCCGCACCAGCGCCGCGAGAATGCCGACGACGATCGGCGCCGCCAGCAGCAGCCCCACGAGCGCGACCAGCATCCCGCCGACGGAGCCGACGCGCGCGGGCAGTTCGTGGCGGAACACGACCGCGGTGAGGCCGCCCCCGACGAGCGCGGCGCAGGTGGCGCGGTGGAGGACGCGCCAGCCGCCCTTCGCGCCGGACACGGTCCGCCGCGCCGCGTCGGCGGGGTCGTCGGCCGCGGCCTGGACCGCCGGTACCAGCGCGGCGAACACGGCGGTGCCCACGCCCGCCAGCATCGCCAGCGCCACGGTGGCGGGCGTGACGCGGGTGGCGTCCACGTCGGGGTTCAGGAACATCGCCGACATCTCGCCGGCGACGCGGGTGAGGGCGAAGTCGGCCATCAGCGCGCCGAGCGGGATGCCGAGCGCGGCGCCGGCGACGCCGAGGATGGCGCCGGCCGCCGAGAACAGCAGCACCACCTGGAGCCGCGTGGCGCCCACGGCGCGGAGGATGCCGATGTCCGTGCGGCGCTCCGCGACGGTCACGGCCATCGCGTTGTAGACGAGGAACAGGCCGACGATCATCGCCCCGGCGCTGCACACGAGGAAGCCGATTTGCAGGCCCGAAATGATCTCCTGCGTCGCCCGCTGCTGCGCGTCCGGCGTGCGCACCGCGCCCGGGTTTCCGACGACGCGGCCCACGTCCGCCGCCACCTGGTCGCGGTCGGCGCCGGGTTCGAGGAACAAATCCAGGC carries:
- a CDS encoding Hsp70 family protein; this encodes MALIGIDLGTTFCAVAALDERGRPVTVPNRDGDVLTPSAVYLGPDGTAVVGQPALDLALDYPDRVATLVKRRIGYPDLGHPVAGRAFRPETLSAVILRKLAADAAQQLGRVTGCVITVPAYFDDTRRKATMDAGRIAGLDVIDIVDEPSAAALAYSLQGADGATPGTVLVYDLGGGTFDVTVVSLGKKRFRVLAVEGDVRLGGKDWDDKLVGWAADRFQREAGGADPRLDPLSLVALQAAAERAKRTLSKVEQTTLTVSHAGHRVSMPLSRGEFESITKDLLVRTRLTTQQVLRQAGLTWDKIDRVLLVGGSTHMPAVGRMLAEVTGREPDRSLAVSEVVARGAAAHAGIVYQREQGIRRGDTPVHELLADVIEISVNAHSLGVEVKQPDGTRRNDILIAKNTQLPAAVTREYFTIGEGQSRVRVRILQGESPQAAACIPVGECWIDGLPAELPKGSPVEVRCGVAANGRIEVTARDRTSGRSATATIHRPGGLTEAQLTAEAEWVRGLKIQ
- a CDS encoding nuclear transport factor 2 family protein; this encodes MSTPDENVAKLRHAYQQWHDTRGGSVQTWLDLMADDVRMRSGPEGKAGMDFTRPGAGKAAAQAYFAGLAADWEMLHFNADEFIAQGDRVVVLSLVAFRFKATGKVAESAKVDVFRFRDGKVAEFFEFFDTAAALAATRPD
- a CDS encoding ISAzo13 family transposase translates to MAARPSLGDNLRHLLPEFTAGDPMRDGVLWTNLSLRELSRRLAAMGTPAGRRTIRRALRALQIGRRTARKKKSMGHHPDRNAQFENIADLRRGYEAAGDPVISVGTKKKELLGNFHRGGETYTSQTVETFDHDFPRAGSGKLIPHGIFDVARNHASIHLNTSHDTGELCCDSIALWWHEHGRAAYPDAKRLLILCDGGGSNSATQYLFQEDLQRLADRLAIELRVAHYPPYCSKHNPIEHKVFPHITRACRGVIFHTVEVARQFIARARTDAGLRVTVSLLDKVYATGRKYVEGFRTSMKIAFDDYLPKWNYRALPQTA
- a CDS encoding transposase, which translates into the protein MLFGGVFERFLEESPLSVMSRATIEHALSASALDALFDRTAERGYTRELLFSTTVDLMTLVVGGKALHVQAAYRHLRDRVPVTLKCVYDKLRNIETGVSAGLVAHVSGRCEGLITALGGGCKSLLPGYRVRVLDGNHLAATQRRLGVTRGHTAGPLPGQSLVVLDPALMLVTDIVPCEDAHTQERALIDQIVPLVRERDVWVADRNFCTAEFLCEVAARRAYVVIRRHGNLSVEAEAGYGAEVATDRGWVGERRVWVCWGGARLVRLRQVRVRLRAPTADGDAEVEILTNLPAKVPAKKVAEIYLKRWKIEGAFHELTVALNCEVNTLGYPRAALFGFCVAVAAYNVLAVLKAALRAVHGEKKVQEEVSGYYLALEWAMVYAGMMIALPASEWEAFGPMPSPELAGHLREWAGKVDLGRIKKAPPRKPTRTATRRIKDKSPHVSTARLLDEGKKTRQAKVSRNP
- a CDS encoding DUF433 domain-containing protein produces the protein MSLGLIRPAHPASNPVTQRTPTRYPLRDGADPAAAGVYGVSEAAGYLHLPARTVRDWAFGREYPTGGGRARSVALIEPADPNGRRLSFLNLVEIHIIASLRRVHRVKAQPVRRAIAYLKKEFGSRRPLLDHHMLTDGTSLFVERYGSLVSVSEAGQLHIRECLEAHLQRVEWDENHHPIRLYPFTHPGTTTAPRFVAINPRVRMGQPCIAGTGVPTAIIAQRHAAGDSVAGLAADYGRSAEEVEEAIRYERRAAA
- a CDS encoding DUF1501 domain-containing protein codes for the protein MFRVVGGCATDCSGVTRRHFVQAGALGGFGLAGLLQARAAQAPARRADTSVILFWMSGGPGHMETWDPKPDAVAQFRGPFGAVRTAVPGTLFGELLPNHARIADKLSVVRSVSHGSGDHTKANHWMLTGFEGPAFNAPDFMSQKRPSMGSAAAKLRGANRPGMPAYAAVPHLRGGTDNFFHYAAYLGRASNPFVAESDPNLPDFRVRNLTLPRDLPFARLDDRRGLVDSLDAARRTADRTPDGDPFRQQAFSLLTSPAAATAFNIGAEPVKVRDAYGRHTYGQSALLARRLVEAGVTFVTVNCVPWDHHATAGRHSTTEGGKLFIPPFDRALAALVTDLHERGLSERVLVVAMGEFGRTPRMNAEGGRDHWGNVFSVLFAGGGLKMGRLVGRSTSKGEYVADRPTTPQDVTATVFHHLGVTAREVWFPDTERRPVPLVEHGEPIRELVG
- the rho gene encoding transcription termination factor Rho produces the protein MSEPRPMAQGVLELHPKGYGFLRNPARNYVPTPNDAYVSGQLISKFRLAEGVALGGPVEPARKGASGPRLATVEQIEGGDPATYRRRAWDELTPVDPTKWIRLETGPEPLTTRVMDLFTPIGMGQRGLIVAPPRTGKTVLLSHIAQAVVANHPDMHLIVLLVDERPEEVTEMRRSIKGEVVASSSDNDTVTHIRLAQLVVERAKRLVERGRDVFVLLDSLTRLARAYNKQTGSGRTMSGGVDAKALDVPKRLFGSARAFDEGGTLTILGTALIETGSRMDDVIFQEFKGTGNMELVLNRQLAERRIYPAIDLGASGTRKEERLLPAEMLERITLLRRGLMSLKPQDAMEGLVKQLTKTKTNDEFLHNVGKFVK
- a CDS encoding FtsX-like permease family protein, with product MTVYRLLALRYALHRWDRAALVVASIALGVAALVSARALNQCVETAARETKSPLAVADLSVSNGEALVPHKLAEAIRRAAVPGVRAVSPIVYDRITLPQLDDRVAVLVGVEISAQLLQPDNALKVTVKPTGEGPLLHLFPVWQAVQDGNFSAVPALWDRVPGKLVMVTKPVYDAWRATAGPGKPLVLKYAGRETECLPIGVLEFAADSPLASLGANFVGMEVGQAAGVLRPQPPFAAVLGAAGVPAAADWERLVPTRVNRLDLFLEPGADRDQVAADVGRVVGNPGAVRTPDAQQRATQEIISGLQIGFLVCSAGAMIVGLFLVYNAMAVTVAERRTDIGILRAVGATRLQVVLLFSAAGAILGVAGAALGIPLGALMADFALTRVAGEMSAMFLNPDVDATRVTPATVALAMLAGVGTAVFAALVPAVQAAADDPADAARRTVSGAKGGWRVLHRATCAALVGGGLTAVVFRHELPARVGSVGGMLVALVGLLLAAPIVVGILAALVRPIVRATCGVSVRLAFDNLTRAPGRTGVVVGALGAGVALMVQTAGVGRSNEEPVVEWITSVVQAEHFVFSGNMTSASSSNSPMALGVARDLKALPGVDRVMTIRYARPEYNGTVVYLIAVDCAEYARGTRDRVPEGLPELEKVLALPGTDDALVSDNFALRHGVKVGDVIELPGPRGPVHIRVVGTIRDYSWSRGSLIMDRASYARLFGDDLIDICHVFLKPGASARPVEQYAARYGLFATDREALRQFLSELINRVYLLAYIQQVVVGLVAALGVVTALLISVLQRKRELGLLLAVGATPAQVLRTVLAEAVLMGVFGTALGLLIGLPMEWYVVRVVLTEETGFVLDVVVPWREAFLIAGGALLTATLAGLLPAWHAVRTRIPDAIQWE